Proteins found in one Quercus robur chromosome 2, dhQueRobu3.1, whole genome shotgun sequence genomic segment:
- the LOC126715706 gene encoding protein FLX-like 4, with product MASRGQIPHSFERRPVQAPGMMRHGPFPGLGSAAGQRSLEPLPPPDLLENKIAVQAAEIEQLTGENRRLAASQLTLRRELVGAQQEVQRVRAHIASIQTESDLQIRILVDKIAKKEADIRAGEGVKKELQQAHKEAQSLVAARQELTVQIQKVTQELQKARTDVKNIPDLHAELDSLRQEHQRLRSTFEYEKGKNIEQVEQMQAMEKNLFGMAREVEKLRAEVLNAEKRALAPSPYGGSYMHPDLSYPPPPIQGGGAGAYIDSYGRPLVQMAVGPAGGGMIPYSSGHGVPSSVVAVPSAGGGALWGGAYDPSLTQR from the exons ATGGCTTCAAGAGGACAAATTCCACATTCTTTTGAGCGACGTCCTGTCCAGGCTCCAGGGATGATGCGGCATGGTCCATTTCCTGGACTGGGTTCTGCAGCAGGCCAACGATCATTGGAGCCACTGCCTCCTCCTGATCTGTTGGAGAATAAAATTGCTGTTCAGGCAGCAGAAATAGAACAGCTTACAGGAGAAAACCGCAGGTTGGCAGCCAGTCAATTGACATTGAGGCGGGAGCTTGTTGGTGCTCAGCAGGAAGTACAAAGAGTCAGAGCACACATAGCAAGCATCCAGACTGAAAGTGATTTACAGATCAGGATTTTGGTGGATAAGATCGCAAAGAAGGAAGCAGATATCAGAGCTGGTGAGGGTGTGAAGAAGGAACTGCAACAGGCCCATAAGGAAGCACAGAGTTTGGTTGCTGCCAGACAAGAGCTGACTGTCCAGATTCAGAAGGTCACTCAGGAATTGCAGAAAGCTCGTACAGATGTTAAGAATATACCAGATTTGCATGCTGAGCTTGACAGTTTGAGGCAAGAACACCAGAGATTACG TTCTACTTTTGAGTatgaaaaagggaaaaacattGAGCAAGTGGAGCAAATGCAAGCAATGGAGAAGAATCTATTTGGGATGGCAAGAGAAGTGGAAAAGCTACGTGCTGAGGTCTTAAATGCCGAGAAGAGAGCACTTG CACCAAGCCCATACGGTGGTAGTTACATGCATCCCGATCTTTCATACCCACCCCCTCCTATACAAGGTGGTGGTGCCGGTGCCTATATTGACAGCTATGGAAGGCCTCTTGTTCAGATGGCTGTTGGGCCTGCAGGAGGGGGAATGATTCCATATAGCAGTGGCCATGGTGTACCTTCCAGTGTTGTAGCTGTTCCTAGTGCTGGCGGTGGAGCTCTTTGGGGAGGAGCATATGATCCCTCGCTCACTCAAAGGTGA
- the LOC126705162 gene encoding tetraspanin-15-like: MAMAVTEENNQPKGGSMTDKATKAKLLKRLLTILTYILSLPIFASVIWLLYMGDYDCEVVLRLPKLQLGIGIGLIVTFLVSNIVVFFQSRFSMLGLLVVMVPLTVMFTVGLALIGAYNMESRNIPGSPMWLKLKVHDNDNWYYIKQCIDDTGACNDLVSRSLTLKSYDFNSKRLSPIEAGCCKPPTTCQMQYVNATFWEKQNVAEDSSYPYDSDCDTWTNDQGILCYNCSSCKDGFLSTLQVKWWTLGFFLVVMALVLIVSHLLLFLASMLEHYAI, translated from the exons ATGGCAATGGCAGTAACAGAAGAGAATAATCAACCAAAAGGAGGTTCAATGACAGACAAAGCAACCAAAGCCAAACTTTTGAAAAGGTTATTAACCATACTCACTTACATTCTTTCTCTTCCAATATTTGCCTCAGTTATATGGCTATTATATATGGGAGACTATGATTGTGAAGTAGTCCTAAGGTTGCCAAAACTGCAACTTGGTATTGGTATTGGGTTGATCGTTACCTTCTTAGTTAGcaatattgttgtgttcttccAATCTCGATTTTCTATGCTAGGACTCCTTGTAGTTATGGTGCCACTAACTGTTATGTTCACTGTGGGACTTGCCCTCATTGGAGCCTATAATATGGAAAGTCGTAATATACCAGGCTCACCAATGTGGCTGAAATTGAAGGTGCATGACAATGATAATTGGTACTACATCAAACAATGCATTGATGATACAGGAGCATGCAATGATTTGGTGTCGAGATCATTAACGTTGAAATCATATGACTTCAACTCAAAAAGATTATCACCCATAGAG GCTGGCTGTTGCAAACCACCAACCACATGTCAAATGCAATATGTGAATGCCACTTTTTGGGAAAAACAAAATGTAGCGGAAGATAGTTCTTATCCATATGACAGCGACTGTGATACATGGACAAATGATCAGGGCATTCTATGTTACAATTGCAGCTCTTGCAAAGATGGATTTTTGAGTACATTACAGGTCAAATGGTGGACACTTGGGTTCTTCCTGGTTGTGATGGCTTTAGTACTCATTGTTTCTCATCTGTTGCTATTCCTTGCTTCGATGTTGGAGCATTATGCAATATAG